ttttttttaaatatacgacttatatggacatgattccattatatgtcgtatgcaatgaacaaagaaatttcaaatattttttctctgatgctgaagatgctgtacattttatcaggAACATgattacaaaattttcaggcttaaattagttatcaaaacaaataatggttaaagtaggcctgaataggtaattaattgattacccaataggtattgtgtgtaaataatcccagtaatccagtcaattttcgaaaaaaacaacactttcaaaacgaatgaacacttcaaaaaatggcgtcgaaacaaaatgcagctgccgagctatgttgcggcccgaatcgagcttaatgtaaaactttttcaatgacatcactcttgacgtcatacaagcacccgttatagaggttattttgaactaagtgtttttgcattttcgtgacatttaacagcatttgTAAGCACATTtacgtttcttcaactgttccatacatcatgaaattatctacattaaaatcaatcaaagtatcgttgcttattttgttttaactgctttactgcagattacagttgtGCAAGTTGCCAATAACtgtactacgatttcattaaaaaaatagttccgtagtaaatatgccccgccccttggtatGATTGCGCCCAATGagaggacagaagtatcgaacaaacgcacgcgatatcgatgggaaatgccattgcactttatacagaaataaagtgcaattgataaacaacaaccatcgttaaggaatgaagtgtgaatgtaaatataataaaatgttgctttaataatactttaagacttttacatgtatatacaggaACAATGTGGTACTGGAAAACGCAGTTGATATGTATCGGTCTCAAGTCAGAgtatcataataaaatgttgctttaataatactttaagacttttacatgtatatacaggaACAATGTGGTACTGGAAAACGCAGTTGATATGTATCGGTCTCAAGTCCGAgtatcataataaaatgttgctttaataatactttaagacttttacatgtatatacaggaACAATGTGGTACTGGAAAACGCAGTTGATATGTATCGGTCTTAAGTCCGAgtatcataataaaatgttgctttaataatactttaagacttttacatgtatacataggAACAATTGTTTTCCAGTGACATTGATGCCACACATCAGCTTTTTATTGAAGTACTTATTAACGTCAGGATGCTTAAAGTTCCTGTTTTATGTTTCTCAGACCGATGGCGACGTGACTGTCGGTATGGACAGCACAACTGAGTTATCTGTCGTGACGTTTACGTCAACGAGTGCCTTACTTCTTACTGACGTCACGACCGAAGTCGGAATTGACGTCACCACGCACATCTTCGACACGTACAACGTTTTCATTCATCCTCACTGGAAACAGTTTCCTCTCGTTTCTGACGCCTGGCATTATACTGTTGGTGTTATCATAACCTGCGTAGGATTCTTTGGCATATTCGGAAACGCTTTAGTTATTTGGATGTTCTCACGGTACGAAAAGCGActttttttaaagggactagacacctaATGGTCAATAAAAGGCAAATACAGTATTCCTTCAAATTAAGCATAGAATTGACAATGGGAGCTAGTcggaggccgataatacatcagttgacatggtttaaataataaacgcaacaatcctGTTGCTTTCTCATCTGAATTTCCCCGTTTGAAAAAAGCGcataatgttttcaaagtttaaatcGTATATGTTTATGAGCATAGATAAAtgatatctttatatttttaaatttactcggatttatgtggtagacgaccccagtaaatttcgatttGGTAAAATGCGCAAACACTGCGAAATATGCATGTTTCGTTAGCGATGCGATACATACATCGCGCTATACACAccgatgttatttttattattgtatcatctggtgtctagttccTTTAAAGAAGTACACACAATATATCGCACCAAAGGGTAACATGATATCGCATTTAAGTTAATAAGTTCACGTATGAAAATGTATGATATTGCATATAAGGTTAgttaacattatcaaaatatcGCACTTAATGTTGAAGCTTAATATGATATCGCATATAAGGTAAGTTCAGATAATTATGATATCGCATCAAAGGTTGAAGCGTAATATGGTATCGcatttaaaagttgaaatataatattgcaaCTTGATTAAGCTCTTATATAAGGTGGCATCACGGGTTAAGCACACATGATATTGATTCTGAATAATTCAATTATTCTTATTGTGCTTTATCattatatgaagtttaattaatttccatccggtagttttaAAGtcatgctccggacaagaaaaaataacaagggGCAATCACTCTGTAATCAGCTTCATAACTTATGCAAGTTGAATGCAAGAAATAACCAGTATCCTCAAACTTGCAATGTTGCAACATAAAGTCCTGGTATTGCATGGGTGTCGTCGCCGGCATTCAAAccattcaagaaaataatattgcttttaaaaacaatataggTTGGTGTTCTTATTAAGTTTTATCGCCTTAATCTAATTAACACTCTTTATCTTTCTAAAGAAGATTGAAAACTAATtacctttgtttctttttaatagGGAGGCGTCATTACGGACGTCATCGAATATGTTCATAGTGAACCTTGCAATTAGCGACATGACGTTTTGCATTGTGAACGGATTTCCCTTGTTTAGTCTGTCGGCATTCAATAAAAGATGGATATTCGGACAAGCGGGTATGCATGTATTATAACATGTTCATTAAATAaactttgtctttggcgtttaccctgtaccattaaacggggtttatgtttgaacGCCGGCGGACTCATCATATTTTCGTATGTGCTGCAGAAGCATATTTACGAGGTCTCTTCCGGAGCTTGGCggaaaatggccgagttgttacgatttgctactgagcttgtttctgtagatttcataaaaatattaaaagcaaaTCTTTCGCGTTACTCTTGGTATATATACTTTGAGGAGTAGTTACtgtgattttaaattttataaacgatttagaaacaaataaaagtatatattaattactaatacaACGCTCCATTGGTAATAGAATcgaaaattaaatcaattagtTATTTATGTCTTTTTCACGACCGTAACGTTACATAATGTTGTCCgtattgataaatattcatgtttaagtCCATCGGATTTgaatatatagaaaaataactaaaaaaatgctCGTGATTTGATTATACTCATTCGCATATTTCCAGCTTGCGAATTCTACGGTCTGATCGGAGGAATATTCGGAATAATGTCGATTAACACGATGGTGATGATAGCGATAGACAGATACATGGCAATAGCCAGGCCTATTCATGTAGCAAAATCGATGACACGAAAGAAAGCTTTCATCATGATCGTTACCGTGTGGATCTGGTCGCTGGCCACCTGCCTACCACCGATATTTGGATGGGGACGCTATATCCCTGAAGGTTTTCAAACATCCTGCACGTTCGACTACCTAACCAGAACAGATAACAATCGAACCTATATTTTCTTCCTGTATGTCTTAGGGTTTGCAGTACCGCTTTCGATAATTATTACTTGCTACGCGTTGATCTTACGTGctgtaaacaaacatgaaattgAGATGAAAAAGACGGCAAAGAAGATGAACGCAGAAATCAGGACTAACCAGGAGGACAAGAGAATGGAAATAAAAGTCGCTAAAATCGCTATGACCATCCTTGTATTATATCTGCTATCATGGACACCATATGCCACCGTCGCTCTAATTGGTCAGTTTGGAAATGCAAAATTCGTTACTCCGTTCTGGTCAGAAATTCCCGTTTTGTTTGCAAAAGCTTCTGCAATGCATAATCCACTGGTATACGCTTTAAGTCATCCAAAATTTCGGGCAGCAATACAGGGTCGCGTCCCATGGCTATTATGTTGTTGCGAACCGGAAGTCGCCAAGTATGCGGGGCGGGCAAGTACCGACCGAGACAGAAATACAAGTCGCCGTAGTACAGCAAGTGTTGCAGGAGGAACAAGTTTTGACAGCGAAATGAGCAACCTCAGCGATGTCACTACCGCTGATATAGACTTCAGGCTTCGGAAACTGGAGGAGAAATccgtaaaaacaaacaaaagttcCCGTCGTAACGCTATTCGCAGCAAATCTGTCGAAGACATCGATGACATTCCAGCCGGAAGAATAATACAAGATCTTACTCATGCGCTATGTGAGGTTGCTTCTCGAGACAAGCAAGGCACACGACCTCTTTATCTGCCAACAAACGTTATTCAAAAGGACGGCGCCTCTGGCCAGGCTTCGAAACATACAAGCGATGGGGTTTTTGTTCTCGATAGTTCAAATCTTCCAGAGCTTGCAAAATACCTTGTTCAGTTTTCAGAGCTGAATCGACCATCTAGCGGTAATGTAAACAGGGCAATGGACATGTCTTCGGAAGCTCCTGGTGAGCATAAGGCAGGGGATGGCGGTGCTATACCAAAGCAAAGGGTCAATGCGGGTAATAACTCTGAAACAGATGAAGCCAAATTCTGAATCCGTGCATTTATGCTTTTCCAAGTGTATGCTGAAAGAGGGCACACGAAGTGCCTTTGTTAATTGCgatttgtctatttttagagGAAACCCGACGGGCATAATGCTCGGACGCAGCGTAGAAAAGTGTGGTTGAACTTTTGAACTTTGAACTTTGAACTTTCGTTAAAATGCTCATGGCCTATTACAGGCATACATATATCACACAGTACTGCAGTTTGATTGGATTTGCGCGACGTCATTTACATATTGCCAGTAGTTGACGGCGTTACAACTAATACAATAATCGGCAGTTGTTTCTTGTAGATGAATATCGTCGATAAAAATGTCCCTGAATCAACCTACAAGAACTGTACAGCTTTAACCAAATGTGAACACAAAGACAATGCACATATTAACAGTTTATGCGCTTTACTTAATGCAATGATCGGCCGTTGCAATTTCTTGTAGTTCAAGCTTCAAAGACTATACAACTTCAAAGACGCGATGTGAACGCAACAAACTGCACATATCAACAGTAACTATTATAATTGGTTATATGATTCCTTAACCCCATGCGCTATGAACGCTCTGCTGTGATTTTCCTAAATAGAGAGCTTTGTGAAAAGAGCGTTTATACTGCATGAACGAACACTATACAGTCGAACTCTGTTGGttcgaactcacagggaccgaCGAAAATGCCTCGAATCTTGGATAGTTCCATCCAAGCCGGATTTTTTACCTTTAGTAAAAGGAAATCGGTACTTAACATCCACTTCGAGCCCAAAAGAgcaattcgagccaaacgagttcgagccaacggggttcgactgtagcaAAGAAAAATCAATCCTTAGACAAAAATAATCTtctattatgtacatgtttaactCAACgatgttatgttgttgttttattcgtTGTGACCGTCTACCAAATTTTACCTCATGAACTTTCTCCATAAATATTCCTC
Above is a genomic segment from Mya arenaria isolate MELC-2E11 chromosome 2, ASM2691426v1 containing:
- the LOC128214254 gene encoding rhodopsin, GQ-coupled-like — encoded protein: MDSTTELSVVTFTSTSALLLTDVTTEVGIDVTTHIFDTYNVFIHPHWKQFPLVSDAWHYTVGVIITCVGFFGIFGNALVIWMFSREASLRTSSNMFIVNLAISDMTFCIVNGFPLFSLSAFNKRWIFGQAACEFYGLIGGIFGIMSINTMVMIAIDRYMAIARPIHVAKSMTRKKAFIMIVTVWIWSLATCLPPIFGWGRYIPEGFQTSCTFDYLTRTDNNRTYIFFLYVLGFAVPLSIIITCYALILRAVNKHEIEMKKTAKKMNAEIRTNQEDKRMEIKVAKIAMTILVLYLLSWTPYATVALIGQFGNAKFVTPFWSEIPVLFAKASAMHNPLVYALSHPKFRAAIQGRVPWLLCCCEPEVAKYAGRASTDRDRNTSRRSTASVAGGTSFDSEMSNLSDVTTADIDFRLRKLEEKSVKTNKSSRRNAIRSKSVEDIDDIPAGRIIQDLTHALCEVASRDKQGTRPLYLPTNVIQKDGASGQASKHTSDGVFVLDSSNLPELAKYLVQFSELNRPSSGNVNRAMDMSSEAPGEHKAGDGGAIPKQRVNAGNNSETDEAKF